CGACAATTACCACATGCAGGCCAGCAACGAAAGTGGGAACACGATTGAGATGGATGGTTCGCCAAAGATCGGTGGAGCGAATTTGGGTGCGCGTCCAATGGAAGTTGTGTTGATGTCGTTGGCGGGTTGCAGCAGCATTGACGTCATTTCAATCCTCAAAAAGATGAAGCAGGAAGTGACCGATTATGATGTTGAAGTAACTGCAGAGCGTGTAGATGAAGTTCCATCGATTTTCAAGAAAATTCACATGAAATTTCTCGTGAAAGGAAACGACTTGGATAACGATAAGGTGAAACGAGCCATTCAACTTTCTGCAGAAAAGTATTGTTCGGTTTCT
This sequence is a window from Flavobacteriales bacterium. Protein-coding genes within it:
- a CDS encoding OsmC family protein; this encodes MKITLKRLNDNYHMQASNESGNTIEMDGSPKIGGANLGARPMEVVLMSLAGCSSIDVISILKKMKQEVTDYDVEVTAERVDEVPSIFKKIHMKFLVKGNDLDNDKVKRAIQLSAEKYCSVSKILEPTAEISWSYEIGN